Sequence from the Methanosarcina siciliae T4/M genome:
CGCTTATAGACTCAGGAGAACCCGATGCTGATATTGCACGCCTTATTGTCAGTATCTCAGAAGCTGATTCCAGACTTACGGATGCTGCCAGTGAGAGGATCCAGCTCGAAAAGTTGATTTCCACATTCTCCTGATTAATCCGGGAATCAAGTTTTTTCTTCTTCTTATCTTAATTTATTTTAGATGTGAGCAGTTTGTTTTTATACCTTTCCCTCCTTTAAAGTTTTTTCTAAATCTCTTATATAAATAATTCTATTTATTTCTTCATCAAACAGTAAATTATATATATAATTTCTCAACAAGTAAAAATCACATAGTAAATTATATATACGATTAAATTTTATCTTTTATTGTAAATGAACCGGAAGTTCATGCTTCTCAGGAGTTAAATGGCTCAATTACACTTTCTAAACAGAGTACAGACCTGAGATTTCAGGATACATCTGCAAGGTGTCCTGTACTTTTTATAGGAGGTTCAGAGCCTGTATTCCCTTGAGCAGAAGTTTTATCGGGCTTCTGGGTCAAAATCCACACCACAAAAAATCCCTCCATTGCTCCCTGAATAATCCCTCATTTCAGGGAGATTATGCTCATGCAGCAAAATTGAACTGTAGCTGCATTTAAAAAACGAATTTTTTTCTTTGCTCCAAAACTTTAAAAAATATTGCCTGCCTGATTTCAATTTCAGGCAGGCATCCTGTTTACTCAGGCTTTTTTCCGTATTTTTCCGTATTTCAGTACCTGTAGTGCTTTACTGAGTGATACAGGATCACTACAAAGAAAGCAATTATGACAAGTAAGAAACTGAAGAAGCCTACCGGGTCCCAGACGAAGCCTATTCCTGATCCTCCCTCTTCCCAGGAAACAAGTACAGCTCCCTGGACTACGGTTGGAATAACTACACAGGCGAAGGCAAGGACGAAAATAAACACAATGTCAAAGACCTCTGCAATGGTGCTCTTTTGTGCCATATCTTTTGCCTCCTCAATCGTAGTATTTGAACTCGAACATATGGTTTTTTATGGACTTTCTAACTCTCAGGCATCCGATAGTCTCAATCGAAACGATCAATCCGAGAAAAATTACGTAGAGGTAGGAGAAACCGGAAACAATCTCCCAGGTCTCGGCAAAGATTTTGTATATTATAAATCCTTCCACACCTACAAGCAAGGCCATCATGCCGACAACAAGAACCGTATCTCCGTTGAGTTTGCTCTGGTATTTGCTTTCCATTGCCTGTTCATTTGTCTCCAATGCCTGTCGCCTCCTTTCGTATCCCTGTATTTTCCGAGCCCCTGGGTAAGGGCCAGCCCATTTCAGTCCAGTTATTTTCTATGTTTAAACTCCTGTGTCTGTGACTGAAATAGAAGTAAGCAATGCCGTAGAACACAAAGGCGAAGATCAGGTTATATTTGTAGCCCCAGTACAGCGTTGAAAGAATTGTGATTGCAATTGCAATTGCAAAGTAAGCAATATACGGCTGGAGGGGGCCCACAAAAGGCCTGATGGTGCTTGTGTTCTGCGGAAAAAGGTTCCTGAAACGAATCAGGGCGAAAGGAATCAGCACATAGCAGAGCAGTCCCGAGACAATCGAGAAGGTAATTACCTGGTCAAGGAAACCGCTGAATGCAAAGCCAATTGCAACTGGCATTGTGAAAATCACTGCCCTGTACGGGGTGTTGTATCTCGGGTGCACTGCAGAGAACCAGGAAGAAACATAATTGTCTCTGGAGAGGGCAAACCAGGAACGTGAGGAGTCACAGACACAACCATTTGCACTGGCAACGCAGGTCAGGAATGTCCCGAGTCCTAGCAGGGCAATGAAAATGAACATGCCGCTGTTTTGTGCAGCTTCAAAGAGTGGATACACTGAAACTCCGAGCTGGTCCGTTGGGATCAGTACTGAACATAGATAAAGGGTCATTGCTGCTCCCATGAGCAGGGTGATCATCCCGGCCTGCTGTCCTAGAGGTACTGCCCTTGACGGGTGTTTGCACTCTTCGGCGCACATTGCCGCTCCTTCTATCCCCAGGTAGAACCACGGTCCGAACTGCAAAGCTGCAAAGAGGCCTATCATGCCGTTTGGCAGAGCTCCCTGAAACAGGTATTCGGGGTGGATATCCACTCCTCCGAAAGCTGTTGCGAAGAAGAAGACAACTATCGAAATGAAAGCTATCATGGTCAGGAAAAAGTTCAGGGTTAATGCCGCAACGACGCCACGGTAGTTGATGAAGGTCAAAAGTGCAATAACAAGCAAAGTCACGGGAAAGACCTGCAGCTCCGGGAAGATGCTCTGTGCGATGAAGGCGACAACAATAGCATCTGCCGCTTCAAGGGCTATGTATTCCATATAAACCGCAAGCCCTACACTGGCAGCAGCTCCGGGCCCGATAAATAACCTTGCCCAGTCGTAAGGTCCTCCTGCAAGTTTGGTTGCTGCTCCGAGTTCACTGGCGCAGAGGGAGATTATGACATACATTGTTCCTGCAACCAGCATGGCAAGCAGAGAACCAAGCACCCCTCCTTTTGCGACAGTAAAATTCCAGCCCATGTATTCTCCGACCAGCACGATTCCTACTCCGAGAGCCCATACATGGAAGGGCCGCAGGGTCTTCACAAGGCTGGCAGACTCATTGTTTTCTGACATGATGTCTCAGCCTCTTCTTTTTGAAACCCGGCTGGCATCCAGTAAAACCCAGGCAATCAGCCCAAAAGCCAGAAGATATATCAGTCCGTTTATAACAGTCCAGATATCCATTTTCTATCCCCTTCTTTTTTTACACAATGAATTCTTGTATGCGTTCACCTATTCATGAAAAAATTTCTTTCATAATTCGTAATATGTCTGTAATTGTTGTGCCTGAAATCTTCCAAAAAAAGTTAGCCAGCGAAAAGCTCGCTGGCCTGTCATTAATATTATTTGACTTCAGGCCGAATTTCGGCTTAGAATACAAGTCCCAGTTCTTCTAGCTTCTTCCTTGCTCCGTCATAGACCTGCACGTACTCTTCAGTCGGGGTCACTGTCTTTACGTCGTAGCACTCCTGGAAAGTCTTTCCAGCCGGTGCGCTTGCGTAATTCTTCTCGTAAAGGGCTACGAGTTTGTCAAGGATTTTGTTAATCTCTGAGATTTCCACACCTGCAGTTGCTCTTGCAACTTCTCCCATCATCCTGGCTTCCATACCCGTGGTCTTGTCTGTTACTACACCCTTTGCGGATGCAACACCTGAGAGTATTTCTCTTCCTGATGCTGTATCGGTGATGGACTGAGCTGAAGCTTCGAGGAGGCACATCTCTGTGCAGGGCCCTGCACATGGGTAGTACTGGTTTCCTGAGAGGATGTTTGTGAACTCGGAGATGGTTGCACATGCCCAGCCTGCGATTGTGAGGGTTTCCCTGGTGTTGGTTGAACCCCAGCGGATGTGGACCGGCCCGTCCAGGTGCCAGCTTGCACTGCTCATGACAAAGGCGTTTATGTGGGTTGCAACGTCTACAATTGTGGTTTCTTCGATACCGCCTGCATATCCTCCGAAGATCGGCATCTGCTCATCCATTATAATGTCGCTGTTTCCTTTGTAGTGGGCAATAACGGCTATTGCGTCCAGGTCGATTTTGAGTTCGTTGAGTTGCGAGACCTCGTGGCTGTCTGAGGATATCTGGCCGCCAACGCAGTCAGATGATATATTTCCCTGGGCAGACAGGGAAGTCTCCGGGCCCTATATGCCCATTCCGGGGCGTCCCGCCATTGCACATGCCTGTTTTATGAGGCGGGTTTCTGTCTTTGCTGCAAGGACCTCATAGGGGCTTTTTGGGATGGGAGGTTTCCCGCGGACTGAAGTCATCACACCGTCTACAATGGTATCTACTTCCTTTTCAAGGGCATAGCTCATGTGGACTGGCATGAAAACATCTTCGGAAATCGGAGATCCTGTAGGACCGCCCTGTACAATTGGCTTTCTCTTGTCCCCGACGTTTCTCTTCCTTACGTTTACTGCGTCCCTGCCGGTTCCGAGGGTGAACTCTTTCTGGACATTGTTGATTGCGTCCCATATCTCATCTTCTGTGTATTTCACTATCCTGTGGGTATCGGTACAGTAGATACCGCACTCGAGGAGCATCTCGAATCCTGCCTGGAAGAGCTTTTCCATCATGTCCTTGTCAGTGGGGACGAATTCTCCCTTGAAGTCAAGCCCGTACTTCTGCTTGAGCTCCATTGCCTTCATGGGGATTCTCATAAGGTCCCAGTCGTCCTGAGTGCACTTCTCTCCTACTTTTGCCCTGTCGTAGAAGTCATAGCAGTCAAATGATTTTCTGAATGTCATGTGCTTTTCCTCCCAGGATTATTTCATTATGTTAAGTGCAACTTTTGCAGCTTCGGCAGCGTTTTCTGCTGTAGCGTCCGCCCCTATCTCTTCGATCCATTTACTGGATACGGGTGCTCCTCCGAACATGCATTTTACGCTGTCCCTGAGGTTTTCCTCCTTGAGCCTGTCCATGAGGTCTTTCTGGCCGAGCATGGAGGTGGTCATAAGGGCTGAGCCAACAAGGATAACCTTTTGCCCTTTGTGCTTTTCAGCCTCTTCCACAACGGTTTCGTTGAGGACGTCGGTTCCGAGGTCAAGGATCTCAAATCCGTTTGCTCCAAGCATGGTTGTGACAAGGCGGTGTCCGATGTCGTGGATGTCTCCTTCTGCAACGAAGGTGACTGCGAGTCCGGTTCCTTCCTCTCCTTCTACTTTTGTTTTCTCAAGCTCGGGGGTAAGGATTTTCATTGCAGCTTCCATGGCTTTTGCAGACATCATGATCTGAGGCAGAAATACCTCGGCAGCCTCAAACTTGTCACCGATAATCTTCATCCCTGGGGAAAGACCCTTTGTGATAATGTCAAGAGGTGAAATTCCTGCATCCAGGGCTTCCTGGGCTAACTGTGCGCAACCTGCAACGTTTTGAGTTACGATCGCGTTGGTCAATTTATCAAAAATCTCTTGGTTTGCCATTTTTAAACCTCCATTTTCCGTCGAAAACTGGCTGTTCGTGTGGTACGTTGGGGAGCACAATGGTACGTTGGGAGCACAATGGTACGTTGGGAGCACAATGGTACGTTGGGAGCACAATGGTACGTTGGGGAACACGATGTCTCTAGACAACCAAATTCTCGTAACAGAAATGCCTAAGCATATATACCCAAGCTCCGCTACCAAAAAAAGAGCATCTGCATGATTTCCTCTTTGATATACGGTTCTCAATTTCCGATTTTAATCAGTCATCAGGGAATTCCTTTACGGGGTTTTTGATTATCTATAGGCGAAAATTTTGGCCTCTTGACATTGTTACCAGGGAGTTTATTTGCTGGAAACTGCAAATTCGTTTACTTTTCCAGCTGAATTAGTTACTCATATACCAAATTTCCCAATAGTAATAGTATACCAAATTTCCCAATAGTAATAGTATACCAAATTTCCCAATAGTAATTGTATACCAAATTTCCCAATAGTATACCTACTGGAACTGTCTGTTTTCAGTTCTTTTTCTTTGGAGATCATGTGAGTCACAGCCATATTCCAATGTACAGCCTGTAAAACTCCAGTCACTCTCTGTAAATTTCCTTCTTCAAAGGATGCAATAATTTATTGGTTTTTAGATATTCATTCGTTACAGATTTTGATTCCGTTTTTATTGCCATTTTGTCGTTTTTGGTAGTGTGCCAACTTTCCTGTAAGATCACAAATTTCAAGCCTAAGTTCCGCTTTTTTAAGCACATAAACTCCCTCTGATCGGATTATGTGCTTATACTTAAGTGTATTAATTCCAGAGTCTAATTTTAATATCACAACCATCTGACTTAGCAGATTTGTGGAATTATACTTATTCGCTTAAATTTTGGGAAAGCAGGTTCAAGAGGTTTTTGAGTCAAGAATTCCATATCAGAAGACCAATTTCTCCTACAGTATGCAAAAACTTGACTTAGAACTTACAGTAAATCAGCGACACTGCCATTTTTGGTGCCTTTTAATTCCGTTTTTATTGCCATTTTATTCGTTTTTGGTGCCGTTTTTAACCCTCTCTAAATAAATTGTGGTTATTTGTCAAGGCAATTTACCTTTAGGAATTTTATTTTAATTCTTTAATAGGCACCCTATTTATGTATTTAATAGTATATAGCCCAATTTGAGTAGTTTTTCAAAACCATTAAGTAACAGAAATGGATCTATGCAAATTCAAGAGTTGAGGGTAATAGAAATAGGTCTATGAAAATTCAAGAGTGGAGAGATTTTTTAATATCTTTAAAATTTTCAATTACTTTAAATTACAAACTTGAAATAATTTTTCATTGGTCATCGGTTAATTATTTATTTCCTTCTATTGTCACTCTTTTTTGAGTCCAATCTATCACTTCTTATTCAAACCATTCTTCTCTGAACCTTTCTCTGTTTACATGTGGATCCAATGCTTGACTTTCATATACACTCATTATAGTGTCAAAATTTCTTTGAATTCCACATCTCTGAAGAATTAGTGTCAATAAATCTGATGCATTCTCTGCAAATATTGTGCTCCAACGTAACTGTGTATATTGAGCCATTTTTTCAGGATGAGCTGTTGAATTTCTTACAAGAGATAAATTCTTCTGCTAACTATTAGTTTTTCTCAGAGTATAAAGCAACGGTTTTAGGTCCGTTATCAACTGCACTTACCATAACTCCCACTTTTATGCCTACAGCCATTGTTCTTGATCTTGCTGCCGGAAACTTGTCTGCTAAAGAGGAGTGAAGACGAACAATTGTGCTGTCTTGAATGAGAACATCATGGAAGTTTTCGAGTTTTTTGCCAGGTTTTCTACCAGGGTCTTTTGCAAGTGAGTCTTTTAGAGTAGATGGGGGACGAGGAGACATAGATACCAATAGTTAGGATATTAATATAAAAACACATGCCAGAGAGCTTCTCTAACGCTTGACCGATGACGCATGAACAAGCATCGTTATTTTCTTTTCTGAACATGGAAAAATACCTGCCATATTAACAAAATCGTTAGTTGCAGGATTATCTATTTCTTAGTCATACACAAACAAAGCCAGAGGATAGCGGAAAATCGCTCATCTTTGAAAGGTGAGATTAAGAAATGAGTTCATTTACAGTTTTAAAGGAATATGTCTGCATATCTTGGTTTTCTATAAGAGCAATAACTCATTAACCTCTGTTCTGAAATGCCATTTTCTATCCCCTTCTTTCTTTCACATAATGAATTCTTGTATACGTTCACCTATTCATGAAAAAATTTCCTTCATAATTCGTAATATGTCTGTAATTGTTGTGCCTGAAATCTTCCAAAAAAAGTTAGCCAGCGAAAAGTTCGCTGGTCTTTCATTAATTTAATTTGACTTCAGGCCGAATTTCGGGTTAGAATACAAGTCCCAGTTCTTCTAGCTTCTTCCTTGCTCCGTCATAGACCTGCACGTATTCTTCAGTCGGGGTCACTGTCTTTACGTCGTAGCACTCCTGGAAAGTCTTTCCAGCCGGAGCGCTTGCATAGTCCTTCTCGTAAAGGGCTACTAGTTTGTCGAGGATTTTGTTAATCTCTGAGATTTCCACACCTGCAGTTGCTCTTGCAACTTCTCCCATCATCCTGGCTTCCATACCCGTGGTCTTGTCTGTTACTACACCCTTTGCGGATGCAACACCTGAGAGTATTTCTCTTCCTGATGCTGTATCGGTGATGGACTGAGCTGAAGCTTCGAGGAGGCACATCTCTGTGCAGGGCCCTGCACATGGGTAGTACTGGTTTCCTGAGAGGATGTTTGTGAACTCGGAGATGGTTGCACATGCCCAGCCTGCGATTGTGAGGGTTTCCCTGGTGTTGGTTGAACCCCAGCGGATGTGGACCGGCCCGTCCAGGTGCCAGCTTGCACTGCTCATGACAAAGGCGTTTATGTGGGTTGCAACGTCTACAATTGTGGTTTCTTCGATACCGCCTGCATATCCTCCAAAGATCGGCATCTGTTCGTCCATTATAATGTCGCTGTTCCCTTTGTAGTGGGCAATAACGGCTATTGCGTCCAGGTCGATTTTGAGTTCGTTGAGTTGCGAGACCTCGTGGCTGTCTGAGGATATCTGGCCGCCAACGCAGTCAGATGATATATTTCCCTGAGCGGACAGGGAAGTCTCCGGGCCCTATATGCCCATTCCCGGGCGACCTGCCATTGCGCATGCCTGCTTTATGAGTCGGGTTTCTGTCTTTGCTGCAAGGACTTCATAGGGACTTTTTGGTACCGGGGGTTTCCCGCGGACTGATGTCATCACACCGTCTACAATGGTGTCTACTTCCTTTTCAAGGGCATAGCTCATGTGGACTGGCATGAAAACCTCTTCGGAAATCGGAGAGCCTGTAGGACCACCCTGTACAATTGGCTTTCTCTTGTCCCCTACGCTTCTCTTCTTTACGTTTACTGCGTCTCTGCCGGTTCCGAGGGTGAACTCTTTCTGGACATTGTTGATTGCGTCCCATATCTCATCTTCTGTGTATTTCACTATCCTGTGGGTATCGGTACAGTAGATACCGCACTCGAGGAGCATCTCGAATCCTGCCTGGAAGAGCTTTTCCATCATGTCCTTGTCAGTGGGGACGAATTCTCCCTTGAAGTCAAGCCCGTACTTCTGCTTGAGCTCCATTGCCTTCATGGGGATTCTCATAAGGTCCCAGTCATCCTGAGTGCACTTCTCTCCTACTTTTGCCCTGTCGTAGAAGTCATAGCAGTCAAATGATTTTCTGAATGTCATGTGCTTTTCCTCCCAGGATTATTTCATTATGTTAAGTGCAACTTTTGCAGCTTCGGCAGCGTTTTCTGCTGTAGCGTCCGCCCCTATCTCTTCGATCCATTTACTGGATACGGGTGCTCCTCCGAACATGCATTTTACGCTGTCCCTGAGGTTTTCCTCCTTGAGCCTGTCCATGAGGTCTTTCTGGCCGAGCATGGAGGTGGTCATAAGGGCTGAGCCAACAAGGATAACCTTTTGCCCTTTGTGCTTTTCAGCCTCTTCCACAACGTTTTCGTTGAGGACGTCGGTTCCGAGGTCAAGGATCTCAAACCCGTTTGCCCCTAACATGGTGGTAACAAGGCGGTGTCCTATGTCATGGATGTCTCCTTCTGCAACGAAGGTGATTGCAAGCCCTGTTCCTTCCTCTCCTTCTACTTTTGTCTTCTCAAGCTCGGGGTTAAGGACTTTCATTGCAGCTTCCATGGCTTTTGCAGACATCATGATCTGAGGCAGAAATACCTCGGCAGCCTCAAACTTGTCACCGATAATCTTCATCCCCGGGGAAAGACCCTTTGTGATAATGTCAAGAGGTGAAATTCCTGCATCCAGGGCTTCCTGGGCTAACTGTGCGCAACCTGCAACGTTTTGAGTTACGATCGCGTTGGTCAATTTGTCAAAAATCTCTTGGTTTGCCATTTTTAAACCTCCATTTTCCGTCGAAAACTGGCTTTCCTGTGCAGTATCGCTGAGCGTACAATGCGTATCGAATCTCAATAGACAATGAGGGTACTGCTCAAGCATGTGCCCAAGCTCCGCTAGGTAAAAAAAAGCGTTCGCATGGGATTCTTACTTATGTTGCAAGCCCTGCTACCTTAAATTTTGCCATTAGGCGCAAGGACGCCGTCGCATTATTTCTTGATTGTCTATTTCCGAAATTATTCACTGCCATTTTGCCATTTCTTTCCCGTTTTTTCGGGTTTTACCGTGAATAATTTCTTTTCTCCTGACATTGCTACCGGGGAATTTTGCTGGAGACTGTAGATTTATTCTTTTCCAGTCGATTAACAGCCCCGAATTTCCCAACGGTATGCCTGCTGGAACTGCCTGGAATTGTCCTGAATACTCAGATACAGATTCCCGAAATAAAGATGAGAATTATCCTATATAAACAAACACTATCTTTCTTTATTGTATATTCTATTAGAAATTTTAATCGGGGATTTTTTCCGGTTGCAGCGCCCAAAATCAGGGTTTCGGCCTTCTTTTTCTTCCTAAAGTGCTTTATGTGGATCAAAGAAATCAAAAATTATATATACTAGATATCTGTGAACCTCGAGTTTTATCTCAAAAACTGCATTTATTGGCTTTAATATTTTTTTATCACTATATTGCTCATAGAGAAAAATTTAAATATTAGATCCTATAATCCGCTCTACCCACGGAGCAGGATTGGAGCAAGCTTCCGGTAAATTTGAGAGCCAAATATCAAAATATGACATTTTTCCATACAACTTTTTTTCAGGCAGACTGAAGAATAAGTGTAAAACCTGCTAAGTTAAGTGCAAAAAAGTGAAGCCGGCTCCAAGCCGGCAGTTTAATTACTAAATCTTTTTGATACTTGTTATTTTGAACCACTTGCTGGCGATCAAGTACATTGCTCAGCAGTTCATTGCTCAGTACTTGTAGTTTTTAGTACACTCAACCATTTTCTGGAGATTGGCGCTGGGCGTCATGCTCACAATCCCGCATCCCGGGGAAAGCAGGCCCACTCCGGCATCGAGTACTTTCTTTGAGGCTTCTGCAACATCCTCGGGAGTCCCATTCCAGAGTACGGCAACAGGATCAAGGTTCCCGATAATGATGGCATTTTCCACATTGCCTGTTGCGGTCTTGATATCCACTCTCTGGTCTACGCTGATGCCGTTTACGCCGGTTTTGTCCATAATTGAAAGGCCGTTGGTTGTGTTTCCGCAGATGTGGAGGACTGTGCCGACATCAAGCTCCTTCATAGCGTCAACGATCTTTTTCTGGTAGGGAAGGGCGTATTTCTCATAGAATTCCCCGCCGATAAGCTCGTAGCTTGCTGTAGGGTCTATGACAGCTATTGTGTCTGCTCCGTTTTCAACCATTGCTTTTGCATATGCTACGTTGAAATCCGAGCAGAAGTCCAGAAGCGCCGGAACGATCTCTTCGCCTGTGAAAAGGTTTCCGAACCAGGCGTCTCCGTTAATGTGCTGGGCAAGGGAGAAGGGGCCGATCATGGATCCTATAATCGGGAGTTCTTTTCCGTATTTTTCAGAAAGGATCTTGACAGCTTCAAGGATTAAACCTACTCTGCCTTCGTTCAGGCTGTAGCCTTTAA
This genomic interval carries:
- a CDS encoding efflux RND transporter permease subunit translates to MAQKSTIAEVFDIVFIFVLAFACVVIPTVVQGAVLVSWEEGGSGIGFVWDPVGFFSFLLVIIAFFVVILYHSVKHYRY
- a CDS encoding APC family permease, whose amino-acid sequence is MSENNESASLVKTLRPFHVWALGVGIVLVGEYMGWNFTVAKGGVLGSLLAMLVAGTMYVIISLCASELGAATKLAGGPYDWARLFIGPGAAASVGLAVYMEYIALEAADAIVVAFIAQSIFPELQVFPVTLLVIALLTFINYRGVVAALTLNFFLTMIAFISIVVFFFATAFGGVDIHPEYLFQGALPNGMIGLFAALQFGPWFYLGIEGAAMCAEECKHPSRAVPLGQQAGMITLLMGAAMTLYLCSVLIPTDQLGVSVYPLFEAAQNSGMFIFIALLGLGTFLTCVASANGCVCDSSRSWFALSRDNYVSSWFSAVHPRYNTPYRAVIFTMPVAIGFAFSGFLDQVITFSIVSGLLCYVLIPFALIRFRNLFPQNTSTIRPFVGPLQPYIAYFAIAIAITILSTLYWGYKYNLIFAFVFYGIAYFYFSHRHRSLNIENNWTEMGWPLPRGSENTGIRKEATGIGDK
- a CDS encoding methyltransferase cognate corrinoid protein, with amino-acid sequence MANQEIFDKLTNAIVTQNVAGCAQLAQEALDAGISPLDIITKGLSPGMKIIGDKFEAAEVFLPQIMMSAKAMEAAMKILTPELEKTKVEGEEGTGLAVTFVAEGDIHDIGHRLVTTMLGANGFEILDLGTDVLNETVVEEAEKHKGQKVILVGSALMTTSMLGQKDLMDRLKEENLRDSVKCMFGGAPVSSKWIEEIGADATAENAAEAAKVALNIMK
- a CDS encoding methyltransferase cognate corrinoid protein; translation: MANQEIFDKLTNAIVTQNVAGCAQLAQEALDAGISPLDIITKGLSPGMKIIGDKFEAAEVFLPQIMMSAKAMEAAMKVLNPELEKTKVEGEEGTGLAITFVAEGDIHDIGHRLVTTMLGANGFEILDLGTDVLNENVVEEAEKHKGQKVILVGSALMTTSMLGQKDLMDRLKEENLRDSVKCMFGGAPVSSKWIEEIGADATAENAAEAAKVALNIMK
- the mtbA gene encoding methylcobamide:CoM methyltransferase MtbA; translation: MTEYTPKERLYRALRKQPVDRMPAVCFTQTATVEQMEACGAYWPEAHADAEKMATLAEAGHTVIGFEAVRVPFDITAEAELFGCGIKAGDLKQQPSVIKHVVKNMDDMEKLKGYSLNEGRVGLILEAVKILSEKYGKELPIIGSMIGPFSLAQHINGDAWFGNLFTGEEIVPALLDFCSDFNVAYAKAMVENGADTIAVIDPTASYELIGGEFYEKYALPYQKKIVDAMKELDVGTVLHICGNTTNGLSIMDKTGVNGISVDQRVDIKTATGNVENAIIIGNLDPVAVLWNGTPEDVAEASKKVLDAGVGLLSPGCGIVSMTPSANLQKMVECTKNYKY